A single window of Usitatibacter rugosus DNA harbors:
- a CDS encoding alpha/beta hydrolase — translation MFDAGQTAETSEWGLVQPVIAAKTRACSYDRAGVGFSDGPRRPSSSANIVDDLRRLLAAAGVPPPYILVGHSYGGMNIKLFAYQHPSEVAGMVFVDPSHEDQRLRYLRLNPKQPTELENDQKKLEPILAMRRECIAAAPAGFTPGTELYSKCVGEPDSRFSEAINAAHLKSYEAVGYQRATMSEEEAIFHASAQQLRDARRSLGDIPIIVLTSDTRGLGSPEKEPPNDPHFRLWFVLHDDVAALSTRGSNRLVRQSGHLVHTDQPKAVSDAILEVLRLTR, via the coding sequence ATGTTCGATGCGGGACAGACAGCGGAGACGAGCGAGTGGGGTCTGGTGCAGCCGGTGATTGCGGCGAAGACGAGAGCTTGTTCCTATGATCGCGCCGGCGTTGGCTTCAGTGACGGACCGAGGCGCCCGAGCTCGAGCGCGAACATCGTTGATGACTTGCGTCGCCTTCTTGCCGCAGCGGGAGTACCGCCTCCCTACATACTCGTGGGGCATTCCTATGGCGGGATGAACATCAAGCTGTTCGCCTACCAGCATCCGTCCGAAGTCGCTGGCATGGTCTTCGTAGATCCGTCGCATGAGGATCAACGCCTCAGGTACTTGAGGCTGAATCCCAAACAACCTACAGAGCTTGAGAACGATCAGAAGAAGCTCGAACCAATTCTCGCGATGCGTCGCGAGTGCATCGCCGCCGCACCCGCCGGGTTCACTCCCGGAACGGAGCTTTACTCCAAGTGCGTGGGAGAACCTGATTCCCGCTTCAGCGAGGCGATCAACGCCGCGCATCTGAAGTCCTATGAAGCTGTCGGCTATCAGCGGGCCACGATGAGTGAAGAAGAGGCAATCTTCCACGCTAGTGCCCAGCAGTTGCGCGACGCACGGCGCAGTCTGGGGGACATTCCAATCATTGTCCTCACGAGCGACACTCGCGGGCTGGGCAGTCCGGAAAAAGAACCGCCGAACGATCCTCACTTCAGACTGTGGTTCGTACTCCACGACGACGTCGCCGCTCTGTCCACTCGAGGAAGCAACCGACTTGTTCGCCAATCGGGACATCTCGTCCACACCGACCAACCAAAAGCAGTGAGTGATGCGATTCTTGAGGTTCTCAGGCTGACGCGCTAG
- a CDS encoding alpha/beta hydrolase, protein MRADQAVLLGLILASGVSGCLVGDGLRRPSPDERLTAIAEADQVGRARVRAARSGEAAFIENLPPFMRTGDEPDRPVEVRNCATNINQCPTDRPPGAKCFCFGPAASPAGNLASYLSPLLIEGKVSNDTSAIAGTDRTVGVLFATDRNVVPGDRLTFGVERAKITYGLCEVSIPLTHTLGQVERPSWWPLRFEENEKYDIVIKNARALPAHEFFSLMRSRIASSSRRDTLLFIHGYNVSFEEAARRTAQIAYDLEFKGAAVFYSWPSQSAALKYTVDEANVEWSQSNLRGFLEEYLRTSGADRVFLIAHSMGSRALTRALREIYLVDPALRSKVTELILAAPDIDAQVFVRDIAPVLANEMRPITLYASSDDRALWASSVVHGTPRAGDTRNGIVVLRGIETVDASDVDVTLVGHSYVGGNRSALSDIFYLMRDGKRAKERFSLEPVPSPAGLYWRFKR, encoded by the coding sequence ATGCGCGCAGACCAAGCGGTGTTGCTCGGCCTCATTCTCGCGAGCGGAGTGAGCGGCTGCCTAGTGGGGGACGGCCTTCGACGCCCGAGTCCCGACGAACGTCTGACGGCAATCGCCGAGGCGGATCAGGTGGGGCGAGCCAGAGTTCGGGCCGCTAGGTCTGGCGAGGCGGCATTCATCGAAAACCTTCCACCATTCATGCGCACAGGAGATGAGCCAGATCGTCCGGTTGAGGTTCGCAATTGCGCAACCAACATCAACCAATGCCCCACCGATCGCCCCCCTGGAGCCAAATGCTTTTGCTTCGGTCCGGCAGCGTCGCCCGCCGGGAACCTGGCTTCCTATCTTTCGCCTCTATTGATTGAAGGCAAAGTTTCAAACGATACGTCTGCCATCGCGGGTACTGACCGCACCGTGGGCGTTCTTTTCGCCACCGATCGCAATGTGGTTCCTGGCGATCGCCTCACCTTCGGAGTCGAGCGAGCCAAGATTACATACGGCCTCTGCGAGGTGTCGATTCCCCTTACACACACGCTTGGCCAAGTCGAACGCCCCTCTTGGTGGCCGCTTCGATTTGAAGAGAACGAAAAGTACGACATCGTCATAAAGAACGCGCGCGCGCTTCCAGCCCACGAGTTCTTCAGTCTGATGCGTAGCCGCATTGCTAGCTCAAGTAGGCGCGACACGTTGCTCTTCATCCACGGCTACAACGTTTCCTTCGAGGAAGCTGCCCGCCGAACGGCTCAGATAGCCTACGACCTCGAGTTCAAAGGTGCGGCTGTTTTCTACAGTTGGCCGTCGCAGAGCGCCGCTCTGAAATACACGGTGGATGAGGCAAATGTCGAATGGTCTCAGTCCAATCTACGTGGTTTCCTCGAAGAATATTTGCGTACAAGCGGTGCGGATCGAGTCTTTCTAATCGCGCATAGCATGGGAAGCAGAGCGCTTACTCGCGCTCTGAGGGAGATTTATCTAGTCGATCCCGCGCTTCGATCCAAGGTCACCGAGTTGATTCTGGCGGCCCCCGATATCGACGCGCAGGTGTTTGTCCGCGATATCGCCCCGGTACTCGCAAACGAGATGCGACCAATTACTCTCTACGCCTCTTCAGATGATCGCGCGCTGTGGGCATCGTCTGTCGTTCACGGGACGCCGCGGGCGGGTGACACGAGAAATGGCATCGTCGTTCTGCGTGGTATTGAAACCGTGGATGCCTCGGATGTGGATGTGACGCTTGTTGGTCACTCATACGTTGGCGGAAATCGCTCAGCCCTGTCAGACATCTTCTACCTGATGCGCGACGGCAAGAGGGCAAAGGAACGATTCTCTCTTGAACCCGTGCCGTCGCCGGCTGGACTCTATTGGCGGTTCAAGCGATAG
- a CDS encoding Rap1a/Tai family immunity protein — protein sequence MSMRLLVSSLIVFGVAVSGATHARYNKGASLIESLREWERAERSDPTANLGRAMAFPHYVMGVSDALEGIVICTPQGVTVRQASAIVAKYINDNPRLWNEQALGLVSVPLMDAFPCKK from the coding sequence ATGTCTATGAGACTACTTGTCTCAAGTCTGATTGTGTTTGGAGTTGCGGTCTCCGGTGCAACCCATGCGCGATACAACAAGGGCGCGTCGCTCATTGAAAGTCTTCGCGAGTGGGAGCGCGCGGAACGATCAGACCCCACTGCAAACCTTGGCCGGGCAATGGCTTTCCCGCACTACGTTATGGGGGTAAGTGACGCCTTAGAAGGAATAGTGATTTGCACTCCTCAAGGCGTAACTGTTCGTCAAGCAAGCGCTATTGTGGCTAAGTACATCAATGACAACCCGCGTCTTTGGAACGAGCAAGCCCTAGGCCTCGTTTCCGTTCCATTGATGGACGCATTCCCTTGCAAGAAGTAG
- a CDS encoding diguanylate cyclase domain-containing protein — MATLSPEVQQQVTERLRRLISSQTAELAQAAEAHRRQGSATGNSGRTYVLILEECKRVAGARATATWQEAKEVLTVVRIRYAPSLESQLLILLSSIVYFTDIEGVLKEQLKGLSNPRLVEQQLGMLEVTIAGAKRRLESDAKLYVLGLRADEPQTARDKQQKFGILDAQPLLAEDIATTHGPLGRAVLYIDIDDFKAVNTSLTEVRVDALVLPVIHRFLAEVVRSIGHAYAEGGDEMTIYLPNCTQTFAIEVGHAVRKGISELSFGAAAAHTKVTVSVGVAYAAANSPSENLVLEANEAKQLAKGKGKNRIEPWGGS, encoded by the coding sequence ATGGCCACGTTGTCGCCGGAAGTTCAGCAGCAGGTCACGGAAAGACTGCGCCGCTTAATCTCGAGCCAGACCGCTGAACTAGCGCAAGCGGCTGAGGCGCACCGCCGCCAAGGAAGCGCGACTGGCAATTCCGGTCGAACCTATGTCCTCATTCTTGAGGAATGCAAGCGAGTGGCGGGAGCGCGTGCCACCGCCACATGGCAGGAAGCCAAGGAGGTCCTAACTGTAGTCCGCATCCGGTACGCGCCATCTCTGGAGAGCCAATTACTCATCCTGCTGTCGAGTATCGTCTACTTCACAGACATAGAGGGCGTGTTGAAAGAACAGCTAAAGGGGCTTTCAAATCCACGGCTTGTGGAGCAGCAGTTGGGAATGCTTGAAGTCACGATTGCCGGAGCGAAAAGGCGGTTGGAGAGCGATGCCAAACTGTATGTTCTTGGCCTGCGCGCGGACGAACCGCAGACCGCCAGAGACAAACAGCAGAAATTTGGCATCCTCGATGCTCAACCGTTGCTCGCGGAGGATATTGCGACCACGCACGGACCGCTCGGGCGTGCGGTCCTCTATATCGACATAGACGACTTCAAGGCGGTCAACACCTCCCTCACAGAGGTGCGCGTTGATGCGCTAGTACTTCCTGTCATCCACCGCTTCTTGGCGGAAGTCGTCCGAAGTATCGGCCACGCCTACGCTGAGGGGGGCGACGAGATGACCATCTATCTACCAAACTGCACGCAGACCTTCGCCATTGAGGTCGGACACGCCGTGCGAAAGGGAATTTCAGAGCTCTCATTTGGCGCCGCAGCGGCCCATACCAAGGTCACCGTCTCTGTAGGAGTGGCCTATGCCGCCGCCAATTCGCCAAGTGAAAATCTGGTGCTTGAAGCTAACGAAGCAAAGCAGTTAGCAAAGGGTAAGGGGAAAAACCGCATCGAGCCTTGGGGCGGCAGTTGA
- a CDS encoding DUF6036 family nucleotidyltransferase, which translates to MKIPRSLPQGYVDAFVKIVSRIAAGMPDTLKEPVRMYIAGGAATFMYTGVRVSADIDAAFSRRVALPTELEVAYRDQDGTLRTLYLDRQYNDAFGLLHQAAHDDSIALQVDGVDPAKFEVRLLSPTDLAVSKIARFADPDQADIAQLARIGLIETESVRARALESLPDFVGNVAALKTSIDLACKLIAKNAPRPGKPRV; encoded by the coding sequence ATGAAGATTCCCCGCTCCTTGCCTCAGGGCTACGTCGATGCGTTCGTGAAGATCGTCTCGCGGATCGCTGCGGGAATGCCCGATACCCTCAAGGAACCGGTAAGGATGTACATCGCAGGAGGGGCCGCGACCTTCATGTACACCGGTGTCCGCGTGAGCGCGGACATCGATGCGGCATTCTCCCGGCGCGTGGCACTGCCGACGGAGCTCGAGGTTGCCTATCGCGATCAGGATGGCACTTTGCGTACGCTCTACCTCGATCGCCAGTACAACGACGCCTTCGGCTTGCTGCACCAGGCTGCCCACGACGACTCAATCGCGCTCCAGGTCGACGGTGTGGACCCCGCGAAGTTCGAAGTGCGGCTACTCTCCCCGACGGATCTTGCCGTCTCGAAAATCGCGCGCTTCGCGGATCCTGACCAAGCCGACATCGCGCAGCTCGCCCGTATCGGCCTCATCGAGACCGAAAGTGTGCGAGCCCGGGCCCTCGAGTCGCTGCCCGATTTCGTGGGGAACGTCGCCGCGCTCAAGACCTCGATCGACCTCGCCTGCAAACTGATCGCGAAGAACGCCCCCCGCCCCGGGAAGCCCCGCGTGTGA
- a CDS encoding aquaporin has protein sequence MAAEAVGTAFLLAIVVGSGIMAERLAGGNAALALLANALATGFGLAALIACLGPVSGAHFNPVVTLSLAARHEFAWNEVLPYVAVQVAAAAAGVVAAHLMFDEPFAFSTKPRSGPHQLWSEFVATFGLVLVVWACVRQRLAAAPAWISAYIAAAYWFTASTSFANPAVTLARCLTDTFAGVRPNDVPGFIVAQLSGAIAATAVSNRLFPAYPTQTDKIDL, from the coding sequence TTGGCCGCGGAAGCGGTCGGCACCGCGTTCCTGCTGGCCATCGTCGTCGGCTCGGGAATCATGGCCGAGCGCCTCGCGGGCGGGAACGCCGCGCTCGCCCTGCTCGCGAATGCGCTCGCCACCGGCTTTGGCCTCGCGGCCCTGATTGCGTGCCTGGGCCCCGTGTCGGGCGCGCACTTCAACCCGGTGGTGACGCTCTCCCTGGCCGCACGCCACGAATTCGCCTGGAACGAGGTGCTGCCCTACGTCGCGGTGCAGGTCGCCGCGGCGGCGGCAGGCGTCGTGGCCGCGCACCTCATGTTCGACGAGCCCTTTGCGTTTTCGACGAAGCCCCGATCGGGACCGCACCAGCTCTGGAGCGAATTCGTCGCGACGTTCGGCCTGGTGCTGGTGGTGTGGGCGTGCGTGCGGCAACGGCTCGCCGCGGCGCCCGCGTGGATCTCGGCCTATATCGCGGCGGCCTATTGGTTCACCGCGTCCACGTCTTTTGCCAACCCGGCGGTGACGCTCGCGCGCTGCCTGACTGACACGTTCGCGGGCGTGAGGCCTAACGACGTTCCCGGATTCATCGTCGCGCAACTCTCGGGCGCGATCGCCGCCACAGCTGTTTCGAATCGCCTGTTTCCGGCCTATCCAACGCAAACAGACAAAATTGACTTATAA
- a CDS encoding arsenate reductase ArsC: MSEKPCDVLFLCTGNSARSIMAEVMLNALGKGRFRGHSAGSQPKGQVHPMSLETMRALGFPTSNVRSKSWDEFAVPGAPPLDFIITVCDNAATEVCPIWPGKPTSAHWGVPDPAAVEGTVEEQRAAFHDAALALRRRIELMTSLPLAKLDHLSLQSKLHDIGTQ, translated from the coding sequence GTGAGCGAGAAGCCCTGCGACGTGCTGTTCCTCTGCACGGGCAACTCGGCGCGCTCGATCATGGCCGAGGTGATGCTGAATGCCCTCGGCAAAGGCCGCTTCCGGGGACATTCGGCCGGCAGCCAGCCTAAAGGGCAAGTGCATCCGATGAGCCTGGAGACGATGCGCGCGCTGGGCTTCCCGACCTCGAACGTACGCAGCAAGAGCTGGGACGAGTTCGCGGTACCCGGTGCGCCACCGCTGGACTTCATCATCACGGTCTGCGACAACGCGGCCACGGAGGTGTGTCCCATCTGGCCGGGCAAGCCGACCAGCGCGCACTGGGGCGTGCCCGATCCGGCGGCCGTCGAGGGCACGGTCGAGGAACAGCGCGCGGCATTCCACGATGCGGCGCTGGCGCTGCGCCGGCGCATCGAACTGATGACGAGCCTGCCGCTCGCGAAGCTCGATCACCTGTCGTTGCAGTCGAAGCTCCACGACATCGGCACGCAGTGA
- a CDS encoding ArsI/CadI family heavy metal resistance metalloenzyme, giving the protein MKRFHVHVAVNDLQKGIGFYSTLFGAEPTVLKDDYAKWMLDDPRVNFAISKRGTEPGINHLGFQVDEASELDEIRARLESASARVKNEENVSCCYARSDKAWVTDPAGVAWETFHSLGTVPFYDGEKKAEEKPAPKARCCA; this is encoded by the coding sequence ATGAAGCGTTTCCATGTGCACGTGGCCGTGAACGACCTGCAAAAGGGCATCGGTTTTTATTCCACCCTGTTCGGCGCCGAGCCCACGGTGCTGAAGGACGACTACGCGAAATGGATGCTCGACGATCCGCGCGTGAACTTCGCGATCTCGAAGCGCGGCACCGAGCCGGGCATCAACCACCTCGGCTTCCAGGTCGACGAAGCCTCGGAGCTGGACGAGATCCGCGCCCGCCTCGAGTCGGCTTCGGCCCGCGTGAAGAACGAGGAGAACGTGTCGTGCTGCTACGCGCGCTCCGACAAGGCGTGGGTCACCGATCCGGCCGGCGTCGCGTGGGAAACCTTCCACAGCCTCGGGACCGTGCCTTTCTACGACGGCGAGAAGAAGGCGGAAGAAAAGCCCGCGCCCAAGGCGCGCTGCTGCGCGTGA
- a CDS encoding ArsR/SmtB family transcription factor produces the protein MNAKTVVASLAALAQESRLAIYRQLVEAGPTGLSVGEIGAPLKVSPATLSFHLKALSHAGLVQSRQDGRYLYYSANFERMNGLLGYLTENCCAADGVDCAPSGCGPLRTTKRPAKEQR, from the coding sequence ATGAATGCCAAGACCGTCGTCGCCTCCCTCGCCGCCCTCGCCCAGGAATCGCGGCTCGCCATCTACCGCCAGCTCGTCGAGGCCGGTCCCACCGGGCTTTCCGTAGGAGAGATCGGCGCCCCCCTCAAGGTCTCGCCGGCCACCCTTTCCTTCCACCTGAAGGCGCTATCCCACGCCGGGCTCGTCCAGAGCCGGCAGGACGGGCGCTACCTCTACTACTCCGCGAACTTCGAGCGGATGAACGGCCTGCTCGGCTACCTCACCGAAAACTGCTGCGCCGCCGATGGCGTCGATTGCGCCCCGTCCGGCTGCGGCCCCCTCCGAACCACCAAGCGTCCCGCAAAGGAGCAACGATGA
- a CDS encoding trypsin-like serine peptidase has product MKPALLALLLLLTAAQVAASVTGEAAWPQPKVQATRLKVEVTDSASTATLVLSPLPATKAAGPEDTTQKRTRIGARRDLAADLESVSGPAPGSHWERAADGGSVTRIAVASPGALALRLGIRLAAAPAGAELRFRGANATVVGPIPAQTALEATHDQGVYWSPVTEGGLQTVELWIPAGADPARVKLEAEAASHLVAQPSSRFKSSGIGAAGTCHEDVACVANSNPAVARAARAVAKMVYTENGVTYLCTGTLVNDADHASQVPYFYTAAHCVGSQAAAATVNTFWFYEANACPGKSISNYKQLPGGAKLLHANADTDVALLRLAERAPDGAWFAGWDEAALPVGSPLVAIHHPAGDLKKVAMGTTLAPTASSSGASYSTVTWLSGTTEPGSSGSGVFTLQGGEYVLRGGLRGGSASCINTGRPEDPSNRDYYSRIDLEAVSLRTILASGPAPLEDYTDMWYDPAEAGWGVSIQQHLSNKTFVTWFAYDADGLPTWLVMTDPQWTSAATLEGALYRTTGTAWDKPWDASRLTVALAGRGRIDFGYNGAATATLTVDGRAVVKSLRRQAY; this is encoded by the coding sequence ATGAAGCCCGCCCTGCTCGCCCTCCTCCTCCTGCTCACGGCCGCTCAAGTCGCCGCGAGCGTGACGGGCGAGGCAGCGTGGCCCCAGCCGAAGGTCCAGGCGACCCGGCTGAAAGTGGAAGTCACCGATTCGGCTTCGACCGCGACCCTGGTCCTGTCCCCCCTGCCCGCGACCAAGGCGGCCGGGCCGGAGGACACCACCCAGAAACGCACGCGCATCGGCGCTCGCCGCGACCTGGCCGCCGACCTCGAGTCCGTGTCGGGGCCCGCACCGGGCTCGCATTGGGAACGCGCGGCCGACGGTGGCTCGGTGACCCGCATCGCCGTCGCCTCGCCCGGGGCGCTGGCGCTTCGCCTCGGAATTCGCCTCGCGGCCGCACCCGCCGGTGCGGAGCTCCGCTTCCGCGGGGCCAACGCCACGGTGGTCGGCCCGATCCCCGCGCAAACAGCCCTCGAGGCGACGCATGACCAAGGCGTCTACTGGAGCCCGGTCACCGAGGGCGGCCTGCAGACGGTCGAGCTCTGGATTCCCGCCGGGGCCGATCCCGCCCGGGTGAAGCTGGAGGCCGAAGCGGCCTCGCACCTCGTGGCCCAGCCGTCGTCGCGTTTCAAGTCTTCGGGCATCGGCGCCGCGGGCACCTGCCACGAGGACGTGGCCTGCGTGGCGAACTCCAATCCGGCCGTGGCCCGAGCCGCCCGTGCGGTCGCGAAGATGGTCTACACCGAGAACGGCGTGACCTACCTGTGCACCGGCACGCTGGTGAACGACGCCGACCACGCGAGCCAGGTCCCCTACTTCTATACGGCCGCGCATTGCGTCGGTTCGCAGGCCGCCGCCGCGACGGTCAACACGTTCTGGTTCTACGAAGCCAACGCGTGCCCCGGCAAGTCGATCTCCAACTACAAGCAGCTTCCCGGCGGCGCCAAGCTGCTGCACGCGAACGCCGATACCGACGTGGCGCTCCTGCGCCTGGCCGAGCGCGCCCCCGACGGTGCGTGGTTCGCGGGCTGGGACGAGGCCGCGTTGCCCGTCGGCTCGCCACTCGTGGCGATCCACCACCCTGCCGGTGACCTGAAGAAGGTCGCGATGGGCACGACCCTCGCACCGACGGCCTCGTCGTCCGGCGCGAGCTACTCGACGGTCACGTGGCTATCGGGAACGACCGAGCCGGGCAGCTCGGGCTCGGGTGTCTTCACGCTCCAGGGCGGCGAATACGTGTTGCGCGGCGGCTTGAGGGGCGGCAGTGCCTCCTGCATCAACACGGGCCGCCCCGAGGACCCGTCCAATCGCGACTACTACTCGCGCATCGATCTCGAGGCGGTGTCGCTGCGCACGATCCTCGCCTCCGGCCCCGCGCCGCTCGAGGACTACACGGACATGTGGTACGACCCGGCCGAGGCGGGCTGGGGCGTCTCGATCCAGCAGCACCTGTCGAACAAGACCTTCGTCACGTGGTTCGCGTACGACGCGGATGGCCTGCCGACGTGGCTCGTGATGACCGATCCGCAGTGGACGTCGGCGGCGACGCTCGAAGGGGCGCTCTATCGCACGACCGGCACGGCCTGGGACAAGCCTTGGGACGCTTCGCGCCTCACGGTGGCGCTCGCGGGCCGCGGCCGCATCGATTTTGGCTACAACGGGGCCGCAACCGCGACGCTCACGGTCGACGGACGCGCGGTCGTGAAATCCCTTCGCCGGCAGGCGTACTAG
- a CDS encoding TetR/AcrR family transcriptional regulator: MLGQPSAMHDNETCRRLIAAASEEFAQHGYAGARIRNIVLAAGANLAAINYYFGGKEGLYRATLRHLAGEAMAKFPPGRADRRGQTAETRLHRLVYAFLEGLAPEARSPALGRILAHEAMDPSPHLDRLIEDMTRPQLEMIRSVVRELVGSRVPDMEVTLASLSIAGQCLLYLFGRPAIERIYPSVVSGHGSRQRLARQITEFSLAALAALSAAHVPGAPAQRARKGTAQGLRSSPTSGSKKSRWGGH; this comes from the coding sequence ATGCTGGGCCAACCCAGCGCCATGCACGACAACGAGACGTGCCGGCGCCTTATCGCCGCGGCTTCGGAGGAGTTCGCCCAGCACGGGTACGCCGGAGCGCGGATTCGCAACATCGTGCTCGCCGCGGGGGCCAACCTCGCCGCGATCAACTATTACTTCGGCGGGAAGGAAGGCCTGTACCGGGCCACGCTGCGCCACCTGGCGGGCGAGGCCATGGCCAAGTTTCCGCCCGGGCGCGCCGACCGCCGCGGCCAGACCGCGGAAACGCGCCTGCACCGCCTCGTCTACGCCTTCCTCGAAGGCCTCGCCCCCGAAGCCCGCTCACCCGCGCTCGGCCGCATCCTGGCCCACGAGGCCATGGACCCCTCGCCCCACCTCGATCGCCTGATCGAGGACATGACGCGCCCCCAGCTCGAGATGATCCGCTCGGTGGTTCGCGAGCTGGTCGGCTCCCGCGTGCCGGACATGGAGGTGACGCTCGCCTCCCTCAGCATTGCCGGCCAATGCCTGCTGTACCTGTTCGGCCGCCCGGCGATCGAGCGCATCTATCCCAGTGTCGTTTCCGGGCATGGCTCCCGCCAGCGCCTTGCCCGGCAGATCACCGAGTTCTCGCTCGCAGCCCTGGCCGCGCTCTCCGCGGCCCACGTTCCCGGAGCGCCCGCACAAAGGGCGCGAAAGGGGACTGCGCAGGGCCTGCGTTCCTCTCCCACGAGCGGATCGAAAAAGAGCCGTTGGGGGGGGCATTGA
- a CDS encoding DUF11 domain-containing protein, which translates to MKQALLIASALAGALLVAPTAWSQAPATGPLASELQARKVVKTADGREELTSAEAAKPGDILEYTATFRNTGKTTLTMIEATLPIPTNVEFVPGSAKPANPKATDDGKRFADLPLKRVVKRNGVDVEEIVPVREYRMLRWAPIDLGGEKSASYVARVRVLDDVPVTPGSPGVRK; encoded by the coding sequence ATGAAGCAAGCACTGCTGATCGCAAGCGCCCTCGCCGGGGCGCTCCTCGTCGCCCCCACCGCCTGGTCCCAGGCGCCGGCGACCGGCCCGCTCGCGAGCGAGCTGCAAGCCCGCAAGGTCGTGAAGACGGCCGACGGTCGCGAAGAGCTCACGAGCGCCGAGGCCGCCAAGCCGGGCGACATCCTCGAGTACACGGCGACCTTCCGGAACACCGGCAAGACGACCCTCACCATGATCGAGGCGACGCTGCCCATCCCGACCAACGTCGAGTTCGTGCCCGGCAGCGCCAAGCCCGCGAACCCGAAGGCAACCGACGACGGCAAGCGCTTCGCCGACCTGCCGTTGAAGCGCGTCGTGAAGCGTAACGGCGTCGACGTCGAAGAAATCGTCCCGGTCCGCGAGTACCGGATGCTGCGCTGGGCGCCGATCGACCTCGGCGGCGAGAAATCGGCCAGCTACGTGGCCCGAGTTCGCGTCCTCGACGACGTGCCCGTCACGCCGGGCAGCCCCGGGGTGCGCAAGTGA